The following DNA comes from Spirulina major PCC 6313.
TTTGGCGATCGCGTCACGCGCCGATCTCGCCTGCTGATGCGCCTCCCGTTAACAATGGCATGAGTCTCCGCGATGCAGTGCTTTTGGGGTTAGCCCTCACCCTCAGCAACATCGGCACCGGCATCAGCGCCGGGATGACCCACCTTGATGTAGCAACAACCAGCAGCTTAAGCTTGCTTTCCAGTTTGGTGATGATTGGGGGTGGCGTGTGGTTGGGGCGACTTTTGACCCACCAATGGCAACGGTGTCGCCTCGATTGGTTAGCGGGTTTAGGGTTAATTCTCCTGGGCGTTTACGCATCCTGGGCTTAATCCCTTGCGATCGCCACCCCTCAATCCGCCTCGCCAATCAGGGTAAAGGCGGCCCAGTTGCGCGGGTCGGGATGGGTTTGCATGGTTTGTAACATGGCTTGGTGCAGGGCTTGGGCATTATTCCCCAAGCTTTCGCGCTGTTGATAAAATCGGGTCATCAGGTCAGCGGTGGGGGCATCGGGGACTTGCCAGAGGGAGACTAAAACGCTAGGAACGCCTGCTGAAATGAACGATCGCGACAACCCCACCACCCCATCCCCGGTAATCCGTCCCCGCCCGGTATCGCAGGCTGAGAGAACCACCAGATCGGCTTTTAAATCCATATCGAAAATTTCCTCGGCGGTGAGCAGGCCGTTCACTTCACCCGGTCGGGCTTCAAAGTTGGAGTCTGGAGCAAGGGCGATCGCACTTCCCATGCCGCGAATATCATCGAGTAGGCCATGGGTGGCGAGATGAATAATTTCTGCATTTTGCATCTGTGCAACCATGTTCGACGAGGGTGGCGTTTTAAGCTTGGGCGATGCGTTGGATTTGGGCGAGGTTGGGGGGGTGGATCGTGGCGTTTGGGTCGTCGGGGTTGAGGCGGCGGTGGAGGAGTTCGACGAAGGCGCGGGCGCGACCGCGTTCGGCGGTTTCGAGGGCGGCGGTGGTTTTGTTTTGCACGATTTGGGCTTTTTGGAGTTGGCGATAGGTGGTGGATTGTTGTTCAAAGATAGAAACTTTGTTGGCATCGTTATCGCCGAGGTCAGCGCGGATTGATTCGTAGATTTTAGCTGCGACGAGAAGTTGTTGTTCAGCTTCGGGAGGGCGATCGAGGTTTTGCAATGCAAGTCCTAAATTATTGAGGGAGTTCGCTTCCCCTCGACGATCGCTGATTTCCCGTGCGATTTCCAGAGACTGTTCCTGAAAAGCGATCGCCCGTTGGAACTGACTCAGGGAATCGTAAGCCAGACCCAAGTTGCCAAAGGAGATAGCTTCCCCTTGCCGATCGCCAATTTTCCGATAAAGTGCCAGGGCTTGCTCCCAAGACTTTGACGCGACACTAAATTGACTCGTCCGATACTGCTGAATTCCCTGCTGAAACAGCCGATCGGTTTCAGCCTGCCGCTCCTCCACCGTCTGCGCGATCGCAACCCCAGCCAACCCCGTCACCCCACCCGGCAAGCCCACCACTAAAAAACCTGCGATCAAACCGCTCCACACCTGCGCCGATAACCGCATCACGCACTGTTTCCTCTAAAGAATCAATAGAATTTGGAGTTAAACCGTCTTAATCGTCACATCCGCCGCCGCAATCTCACGAATAGCCGGAGAGCGATAGCCCAACATAATGCACGATTCCGGCACACCAAAATTCATCAATTGGTACGCAATTCCCGGCTCCGTAAAATCCCGTTGAATCCAAATTTCATCCACCTTAACCTCCACATAAATCGCACAACCAAACACGCGATCTTCCTCCTGCCAACCCACATTTAAAACCAGGTATCGCCCCTGTTCATCATCAAAAACCACCTGGGTTTCAATCGGTTGCATTGTCTCCCCAGACACAGCATTAACATAATTCAAAATAATTTGCTTAATGAGTCCCTTATAATTTAATGCTTCCATTCTAAAATAACCTCCTTAGTGGGATGAAAAATAATCAGTTTTACGGCAAATTCTCTTAACGAAGACTGAATAAAAGTGTCCGTGAAAAAATCTTGGTAGGCATCTCTGGGAACGGCAAGAAATAAAACACGATCGGGTTTTATCGTTTTCAGAGCTAGGCGATAGTTGAGAAACTGACCCAGGGCGAGATGGTATTCATGCAAATTCGAGAGACCAATAAAACTTTTGATTTCAACTGCAATTTTTTCCTCTGCTCTCATTGCGCTGATCGTTTGATGAGCCGCCAAATCGATCAACAGTAAGGATTCAGGTACTTGAAACGCAGTCACAGCAAGGCTTTCAAAATCGAGGTGAGTTCTAAACTAACAGTTCATTCTCAATAAGTACGCAAGACTAGGGATTACAGCCTTGTTTATTGAGAATAACAAAATAGCCCGAAATAGCTGAAACCCATACTGAGCAATGCTCACAGCCAAATTCCTGATTGACGGACAAAAGATTCAGTCAGGGGAGTAAGAAAAAGAGCAAAACTGGAATTCAAGGCGATAAGAGCGTTGCCGATGCTGAGGACGAGAAGCCATAGCCGGTTCAGGGTCAGAATTAGAAAAGAAAGCAACAAGCCGAATCAAGCGCCAGCCCTCAAGGAGAGCAGTACGAATCCACTCAAGACCGATACGAAAATAGCTATTGCCGCGAAACCAATGGGGGTCAACCCAGCGACGCTTGCCCGATTGGACAACCTCAAGACCCTGAGCTGAGACATAGAGAGTCGCCAGAGCCAGAATGAAGCAGAGACGGGAAAGAACACAAACTGAGCGAAGTTGGGAAGATTGGAGGTGCCAACCCCCAGACTGGTCATCGAGAAACGCCTCCTCGATATCAAACCGGAGACCATACTCAGCAAAAGTCTGGAGGTGGGTCGGTTCATCACTGACAACCGCCCAAAACTCGCCATTGACATTGTTGCGACCGAAAATGACATGAACCGGACCATACCATTCACCTTTGTGAAGTTTGACGTTGTGCCAGCAGAGGGCTTCACCGGGTTTGAGATGAAACGCTTTTGGTTGGCTCCAGCCCTTGGCAGAGTGCCAAAGCCAGGTATTGCTTTTGATGCGGATGCGATAATGCCAGCCGAAGGTGCGCACCAGCGTCATAGTCTCCGTCTGCACAAAGCCACGGTCAGCCAGCAGCACCACCTTCACCCCTTGCGGTAGGAGTCGAGCGACATCTTGGAGCAGTTCTCGGTAGGTGTTGGCGGCAACCGAGGCACTGGGATGAGCCAACACACGCCAGCCTAGGGGTAAAGCACGACCGCGATGCACCACAGCCACCCGAATCAGACAATACTCATCCCAAAATAGTGAGGTGTCTAAGCTCAGGTACATCACCTCATCCTGCCAATCGGCTAAGGCGGCTTTGATGATGGGTTTGTAGAGTCGATGAATATTGATGCGGCTATTGCCCAGCCAGCGTCGGACTCGCCGCTGTTTACTTTGGGCAAACAATCCTCGACAGGGCAGATACGGCAGCCATTTCGTGAGGTTGACTGCTCCGGTTTGGATGACGGCGATGACCATCCAGATGCAGGTAGTCAGGTGGCTCAGATGCGCCCAGGGGATGTCTTGACCCAACCAGGTTTTCAGGGCATTGTAAATTTGGGAGTTTTTTTCACAGTTCTCCAGAGTTTTGTTGTGGTAACTCAATTCTAGAGGACTGACTCCCATTTCTTAATTCTCTGTATTTCAGTCAGGGCAACCTCTTTAGCTATCCCTACCACTTCTTTTGTCAGTCAATCAGGCCAAATTCTCATGACCTGAATACTTACGATCAACATCCCAATTTGTGGACTAACTCGTAAAAATAACGGGTCGTCTGTAATCGTCCATCCCTCTTTTTCTAGTGCATTCCTAACAATAAAATGAAATCGATCTTTAGCCATTGTGGATCAGGTGAATAATAGCTAGATTTTTGAATTAGGGCATATTGGGCTTGCCCTTAGGTCGTAATCTCGCGGAGGATCGATTATTCCCCCGATTCTAACCAAAATGGGTTAGAATCACCCCACCCGGCAACCCCACAACCAAAGACCCGACAACCAAACCGCTAGACCCATACCGTCAAACCCCTCCGTTGACACCAACCCACTGGGCGCAAGCGTTGCGCCCCTACCTTGCCATTGTTGGGCTTCATGCTTCAAACAAGCCTACAATCCAAACCTTTGTCCCGTACTGAAGATCCAGGGCAACAAAATCCGTGCCGCTCTCCACTTGCCCTAGTGCCCTCCCCCCCTCCGCACCGATGCAGATTGATGCCCACAGTCTGTAGATAGTCGGAGCCGGTAAAGATGCACGCCAAGGTCTGGTTGACAGGCTGACGATTCCATAACTGGGGGGTGTTGTTCATGATCAGAGCGCCGGAATTTAGTATAAAATGTCACCAAGCCTGTCCTTTGTCTGACGCTCAATCCCCAAATTTTTGCACCATCGTCCGGGATTTAATGCCGCCTCCCCTCCATCCGCCTGAACTCGCTAGACTAAAGCAAGGTTGAGTGATCCCTCTCGCATATTTAGCGATCGCCTCACCCACCATGCCTCATCCCCAGTACCTCTGTCGTCAGCAAGGAGAATCCCCCTTCGGTGTTGCAACGTTTAAAGCAAGACTTTAAAAATGACCTGATCGCCGGTTTACTGGTGATCATCCCCCTCGCCACCACCATTTGGCTCACCCTGACGATCACGCGCTGGGTGATTGCCTTTTTGACGGAAATTCCCAAGCAACTCAACCCCTTCCAAGGGTTGCACCCAATCGTGAGCAATCTCCTCAATTTGCTCGTCGGGTTGGCCGTGCCGTTGGGGTGTATTTTGCTGATTGGGTTAATGGCGCGAAATATTGTCGGGCAATGGCTCCTGAATGTGGGGGAACGGATTTTGCAATCGATTCCCCTGGCGGGTTCTGTCTACAACACCCTCAAGCAAATCCTTGAAACCCTCCTCCAAGACTCGAAAACAAAGTTTCGGCGGGTGGTGATGATTGAATATCCTCGGCGGGGGGTGTGGAGTATTGGCTTTGTGACTGGGACATTAAGCGCGGCGCTCCAAACTCACCTCTCGGAACCGATGCTCAGTGTCTTTATCCCCACCACGCCGAATCCTACGTCAGGATGGTACGCCGTGATTCCGGAAGCGGAGGTGATTACTCTGCCGATTTCCATTGAAGATGCGTTTAAAGTGCTCATTTCTGGCGGGATCGTTAGCCCGCGCACCACGGATACGGCAATTCCCCTAAACGCCAAGCCGGTCTCATCGCCCCAATACGGTTCGGTGGCGGTGGATGCGGCCAACACCGTTGAGGCGGAACGTTCCGTTCTATCCCGTGATGAAGAACTGTATTCGCCGGGATCATCGTGATCCGTCTAGTCTCAGAGTTCGTTTTTCGGTAAACTGATGGATCGCGCCTTTGGTGCGACCTCTGCCGTGCCTATCTCCCAAAACCTATGTCAGCCCGCCAACAGCCTCGCCGCACTGCTCGTGAACTTGCCCTCCTGGGGTTAAGCCAAGCCAGCGGTAACGATGAAAAATTAGCCCAACAGGATCTGAGTAATTTAATGTTGGCGGCGGTGCGTACGTTGGTGAGTGACGTGCGGGAAACGTTGGAAACGGCGGGGATGGAGGTGCGCCGGGGGAGCGATCGCCTCAATAAAAGTGAAGTGCGGGCCCCCGATGTCCATAGTGCGCGGGTGATGGTGCGCGAAGGGTTGACGCTGGCGGAACAGGCGATTAATCGCTTGGGGGCAGCGTTGGATTTGCCGGAATTTATTAATTTGGCGAATCAACAAGTGGTGCGGGACTATGCCTTTGCGTTGGTGGGGACGATTAAGCGTCGTCGGGCCGAAATTAGTGCGGAGTTGGAGCGATCGCTTGTGGATTGGTCGTTGAGTCGGTTACCCCAGTTGGATCGACAAATTCTGATGATGGCGGTGGCGGAGATGCGCTACTTGGACGTGCCGGAGCGGGTAGCGATTAATGAAGCGGTGGAACTGGCAAAACGTTACTCCGATGAAGAAGGGGCACGGTTTATCAATGGGGTGCTCCGTCGCGTCACAAGCCATAAATACCCCGTTGCCTTCAATCCGGCGGCCACCCCCCCCTCAGAACCCCAGGCGGCTGACCCCGCACCGCTTCCGGCTGCCATCCCCCAGCCTGACCCCGTACCGGATCTTCCCCCTGCTCCAGAGATTACCCCGGATGTTGAAGCTCCCCCAGAGGCGATCGCACCCCCCACCGCCTTCCCCAGCCCGGAGGTAAAACCGATCCGCACAACGCCCCGCGCTGTCCCGGAGGCTTCCCCAGAAGCGATCGCGCCACCCACCGAGGCCCCCAGTCCTGGGACGAAACCCAGTCAAGAAATCCTCCGGGTTGACCCACGGCCCCCCTCAACCACCAAACCGACCCAAAAACCGATTTTAAAAGCCACCCCCAAGCCTCAACCCGCCTCAATTCCTAACCCTGGGCCGGCTAATCCGGACATTGTCCCCCCCGCGTCCCGCCCGGAGTCGGTTCCGGACAGGGCTGATGCCCTGGATTTAGATGAACTGATTGTGAATGAGGCGATCGCTGATCAGTCCGCCGCGCTTGAATCAGGTGGGAGTGATCCGGATATCGGTGCGATCGCGCTTGAATCGGATTTAGATGAACTGCTTGTCAATGAGGCGATCGCGCCTGAATCGGATTTAGATGAACTGGTTGGGGATGAGGCGATCGCCGAGCCGGAATTGACAGCCCCTGCCCCAGATATCGAGCCAGATATCGAGCCAGATATCGAGCCAGATACCGAGCCAGAGATAGAATTATCCCTCGACGCTGAATCCTGGCCCGACTTGCCGCCGAGTTTTTAGGATACGATTGTCTGGGTTGAAATCCCCACCTAACCAGCAAAATTTTTGAGGTCAAGTCATGGGACAGGGTATCACGCGGCGACAACTACTCTGGGGCGCGATCGCCCTCGGCAGCACTCAATTACTACTCACCCGCCCCAGCTTGGCAGCACGGCGAGCCAGAATCACCGTCAGCACCAGCCGCGAACTGTGGGACGCGATCGGCAGCGATCGCACCATTACCCTGCGCCCCGGTGTGTATGATCTCGTCTCCATTGCCGACACCCTCACGGAATCATCGCCCCACATCGCCTTTGAAGCG
Coding sequences within:
- a CDS encoding element excision factor XisH family protein; the protein is MTAFQVPESLLLIDLAAHQTISAMRAEEKIAVEIKSFIGLSNLHEYHLALGQFLNYRLALKTIKPDRVLFLAVPRDAYQDFFTDTFIQSSLREFAVKLIIFHPTKEVILEWKH
- a CDS encoding manganese efflux pump, producing the protein MIDTIVTAAILSVSTNLDNLAVGVAYGFKRLTIGWLANGAIASLSGISTLCSMSLGNEIASLISPQWAQSLGSSLLIVIGVVVLVQFWRSRHAPISPADAPPVNNGMSLRDAVLLGLALTLSNIGTGISAGMTHLDVATTSSLSLLSSLVMIGGGVWLGRLLTHQWQRCRLDWLAGLGLILLGVYASWA
- a CDS encoding tetratricopeptide repeat protein; protein product: MRLSAQVWSGLIAGFLVVGLPGGVTGLAGVAIAQTVEERQAETDRLFQQGIQQYRTSQFSVASKSWEQALALYRKIGDRQGEAISFGNLGLAYDSLSQFQRAIAFQEQSLEIAREISDRRGEANSLNNLGLALQNLDRPPEAEQQLLVAAKIYESIRADLGDNDANKVSIFEQQSTTYRQLQKAQIVQNKTTAALETAERGRARAFVELLHRRLNPDDPNATIHPPNLAQIQRIAQA
- a CDS encoding transposase; protein product: MGVSPLELSYHNKTLENCEKNSQIYNALKTWLGQDIPWAHLSHLTTCIWMVIAVIQTGAVNLTKWLPYLPCRGLFAQSKQRRVRRWLGNSRINIHRLYKPIIKAALADWQDEVMYLSLDTSLFWDEYCLIRVAVVHRGRALPLGWRVLAHPSASVAANTYRELLQDVARLLPQGVKVVLLADRGFVQTETMTLVRTFGWHYRIRIKSNTWLWHSAKGWSQPKAFHLKPGEALCWHNVKLHKGEWYGPVHVIFGRNNVNGEFWAVVSDEPTHLQTFAEYGLRFDIEEAFLDDQSGGWHLQSSQLRSVCVLSRLCFILALATLYVSAQGLEVVQSGKRRWVDPHWFRGNSYFRIGLEWIRTALLEGWRLIRLVAFFSNSDPEPAMASRPQHRQRSYRLEFQFCSFSYSPD
- a CDS encoding DUF502 domain-containing protein, which translates into the protein MLQRLKQDFKNDLIAGLLVIIPLATTIWLTLTITRWVIAFLTEIPKQLNPFQGLHPIVSNLLNLLVGLAVPLGCILLIGLMARNIVGQWLLNVGERILQSIPLAGSVYNTLKQILETLLQDSKTKFRRVVMIEYPRRGVWSIGFVTGTLSAALQTHLSEPMLSVFIPTTPNPTSGWYAVIPEAEVITLPISIEDAFKVLISGGIVSPRTTDTAIPLNAKPVSSPQYGSVAVDAANTVEAERSVLSRDEELYSPGSS
- a CDS encoding XisI protein, translating into MEALNYKGLIKQIILNYVNAVSGETMQPIETQVVFDDEQGRYLVLNVGWQEEDRVFGCAIYVEVKVDEIWIQRDFTEPGIAYQLMNFGVPESCIMLGYRSPAIREIAAADVTIKTV